A genomic stretch from Spodoptera frugiperda isolate SF20-4 chromosome 14, AGI-APGP_CSIRO_Sfru_2.0, whole genome shotgun sequence includes:
- the LOC118279272 gene encoding WD repeat-containing protein 48 homolog, whose protein sequence is MGTMRKKTQVSFVIRDEEERRHKNGVSSLQLDPIQGRLYSAGRDGIIRVWSTANGVQDRYIQSMEHHTDWVNDIVLCCGGKNLISASSDTTVKVWNAPKGFCMSTLRTHKDYVRTLAYAKDKEQVASAGLDRAIFLWDVNTLTALTASNNTVTTSSLVGNKESIYSLAMNPPGTILVSGSTEKVLRVWDPRNCSRLMKLKGHADNVKALVVSRDGTQCVSGSSDGTIKLWSLSQQRCVSTIRVHSEAVWALLATETFSHIISGGRDRLVIITELRNPDNFMIVCEETAPILKLCFTADQSGVWVSTSESDVRCWKLPPLNSLDMYNQNNYNTNNVYQTQPLHNIPGGPAIKHYTVLNDKRHVVTKDTANNVALYDVLKACKVEDLGEVDYEEEVKKRFKMVYVPNWFNVDLKTGMLTIHLGQDETDCLSAWVSAKEAGLTTENDQKVNFGALLLQALLDHWNHPNRVNEAGQRVIGNNYFSVPQHTPLIFSEVGGRTLYRLQVGDAGGETEGNLLVETVPSWVVDVAIEMAAPKLNKLPFYLLPHSSCQSKQDRQKKDRLVANDFIQCRKVAEHVVEKIVGGGDVNGASAGSGRASANEDSGNDAPEERVELLCCDQVLDPNMDLRTVRHFIWKSNVEFTLHYRVLKQ, encoded by the exons ATGGGCACGATGCGTAAGAAAACTCAAGTGTCGTTCGTGATCAGAGACGAGGAGGAACGACGGCATAAAAATGGTGTTAGTTCACTGCAACTTGATCCAATACAGGGAAGACTGTATTCGGCCGGCAGGGATGGTATTATTCGTGTGTGGAGTACTGCGAACGGAGTCCAAGACCGGTACATCCAGAGTATGGAGCACCACACCGACTGGGTGAACGATATAGTGTTATGTTGCGGCGGTAAAAACTTAATTAGCGCTTCGTCGGATACGACTGTAAAGGTATGGAATGCCCCTAAAGGCTTTTGTATGTCGACTTTACGGACTCATAAGGACTATGTACGGACTTTAGCGTACGCTAAGGACAAGGAGCAAGTCGCCAGCGCGGGCCTGGACAGGGCAATCTTTCTTTGGGACGTAAACACATTGACAGCTCTAACGGCCAGTAACAACACTGTAACAACATCAAGTCTTGTTGGCAACAAGGAGTCCATATACAGTTTGGCTATGAACCCTCCTGGGACGATCTTAGTGAGTGGTTCTACAGAGAAAGTACTCCGTGTGTGGGATCCAAGAAACTGTTCAAGACTTATGAAGTTAAAAGGACATGCGGACAATGTTAAAGCTTTAGTCGTAAGCAGAGATGGCACACAGTGTGTATCGGGCAGCTCCGACGGAACAATTAAATTATGGTCCCTATCACAGCAACGGTGTGTCTCCACCATAAGAGTGCATTCCGAAGCTGTATGGGCCTTGTTAGCTACCGAAACCTTCTCACACATCATATCCGGTGGAAGAGACAGGCTAGTCATTATAACAGAGTTACGAAACCCTGATAATTTTATGATAGTATGTGAAGAAACTGCCCCTATACTTAAACTATGCTTTACTGCGGACCAAAGTGGGGTTTGGGTGTCGACATCCGAATCCGATGTCCGTTGCTGGAAACTGCCCCCACTAAATTCTTTAGACATGTATAatcagaataattataatactaacAATGTGTACCAAACACAGCCTTTACACAACATTCCTGGCGGACCTGCGATCAAACATTACACAGTATTAAATGACAAAAGACATGTGGTAACAAAGGATACCGCAAACAACGTAGCATTATATGATGTGCTTAAAGCTTGTAAAGTAGAAGATTTAGGAGAAGTAGATTATGAGGAAGAAGTGAAGAAACGATTTAAGATGGTTTACGTACCGAATTGGTTCAACGTAGATTTGAAGACAGGAATGTTAACAATACACTTGGGTCAAGACGAGACAGATTGTTTGAGTGCATGGGTGAGCGCAAAAGAAGCTGGATTAACTACGGAGAATGATCAGAAGGTGAACTTCGGAGCTCTACTGCTGCAGGCCCTCTTGGATCATTGGAATCATCCGAATAGAGTGAACGAGGCGGGACAGAGAGTGATTGGGAACAATTACTTTAGTGTACCGCAACACACTCCTCTCATATTTAGCGAAGTTGGTGGAAGGACTCTTTATAGATTGCAA GTTGGTGATGCCGGTGGGGAAACAGAAGGCAACCTCTTAGTGGAGACTGTGCCGTCGTGGGTGGTGGACGTGGCGATAGAGATGGCGGCCCCCAAGCTGAACAAATTGCCTTTCTATTTGCTACCACACTCCAGCTGTCAGAGCAAACAGGATCGGCAAAAGAAG GACCGTCTAGTAGCAAATGACTTCATCCAATGCCGTAAGGTGGCTGAACACGTGGTGGAAAAGATCGTCGGTGGTGGCGACGTGAACGGTGCGAGCGCGGGCAGTGGTCGCGCCAGCGCCAATGAGGACAGCGGCAACGACGCGCCGGAGGAACGAGTCGAGTTGCTGTGCTGTGATCag GTGCTGGACCCCAACATGGACCTCAGAACGGTCCGCCATTTCATTTGGAAATCCAACGTAGAGTTCACACTACACTACAGAGTtctaaaacaatga